One Oncorhynchus keta strain PuntledgeMale-10-30-2019 chromosome 34, Oket_V2, whole genome shotgun sequence genomic window, GCTACATTCCAAAGACAAAATTATCTGGTGACGGAATGTGAAAAGGCGTCAGTTGTATCCATAGAAACTACCACATAATAATGTTGCTTCCTCCTATTGGTTAAAACTATCATCAAATTCAGTATGACCTTTTCCAATTCGGGCACATACTTTCCCATAATATGCTCATGAATAAACTGCATCCTTGAAGGAGAAAACAGTTTAAAGTAAATGTATTTAAATCTATTTTAAAAACCTTAAAGTCTGACCGCTTGCGGTGCTTTTTACAGTTGCCGCTTTCTGTCCCGTTCACTCCCTCTCCAGTACATGGAGTTGATGTGCAGCAGTTATCTGGAGTGTGGAAAGCAGACATTTGCCATGGAGAAGTTGGTCACTGTGACATGTGAGTTATCATATCCCCCCAAAAAGTAGCCTGTATTTCCCTCAATGTCCTTCCTTATCATTTCTTGTCTCTTCATTCCTGAATAGATATTGTTTCAGAAACTGTTTGCAGTGGAGGACCAAAGGCAGTGGGATATTGAGAGTGGAGCTCATAAGGTATACAAGTGTAACAATTGCACTGCCTcatacaatatactgtaggatTGTGTTAAATAAAGAACTGTACTCCTAACTGACTGTTAGTCCAATGTCTTATCCCCATTACTTGTGAGAATAggttttttttctgtctgggaaAGTAGTAACTAATGAGCATATAATGACATAAGATTTCATGCTCATGCTCAGACCCTGGTTAAGCTCCTATGAACACGTGACAGCAGTGTGTTACTAGGTTCCCTCCTAGCACTCACCTCATTGGCTGAGAGGTAACTGCTCTTATAAAGGGACCTTGGGACATCATGCATACCTTTTAGTAAGAGTATACACTGTAACTAACACTTAAATACATCACTTGATCTATCCCCTTGTTCAGAATGCAAGGAAAAGATAGGAGAGTCGTCAATCGTGGAGAATCTTCTTGTTATACAAGATTATGACTTACTGTCCATAAGGTACAGTGCCTACCTCCCTAATCAGTCACACACTATGCGTTCATCTTTGCGCAATAAAGTTGCTTCAAAATAAACAGTTTGCCTTACACCCCCCCATCAACAGCATGACTATATCACTGGCAATAACATGCACCTTCCAATGTCTTGCTTTGATGTGTGTTTTGCGTATCCATTTTTTTTGTGTCTCTTTCAGGATGAATGCAGAGTTGCTGCGGCTGCTTTCCCCGGTGCGGCAGGTGCGGGAGCAGGGGAGGGAGTGCGAGGGCCTGCCGGTGCTGCTCAGCCTGCTGCACGGGGAGCACCTGAAGCTGATGTGGAGCGTAGTGTGGGTCCTGGTCCAGCTGTGTGAGGAGCCAGACACCAGCGCCGAGATACGCACCTGGGGAGGGGTGCAACAGCTGCTCCACATTCTCGACAGGTGAGAGGCTACCTCTGGATAGACTAAAGAAGTATCATAAAAGTTCATGGAGAGCATAGGAGTTCACTGGGTCAAATGCAGTATATTGGGTGAGGCCTAGGTTAGTGCATGTTATGACCCTGAGAAAATTGTGGTTATGAGAAAATGGTATGCAACCTCTGGTTAGGCTAAAAATGTCACGCCGTGTCTCTGTTTCACCTattcctgtgattgtctccaccccctccaggcgtcgcttattttccccagtgtatttatctctgtgtttcctgtctttctGTGCCAGTCTGTCTTTtatgtttagtcaagtcaaccagcgtgtttttcccatactccttttgctattctcctttttctagtcctggttttgacccttgcatgtttctggactctgtacccgcttgcctgatcattctgcctgccttgaccacgagcctgtctgccactctgaaCCTCCTGGACTctaatcttgtccctgacatccttggagagctctttggtcttggccatggtggagagtttggaatctgattgattgattgcttctgtggacaggtctcttttatacaggtaacaaactgagattaggagcactccctttaagagtgtgctcctaatctttttaatttttttattttatttaactaggcaagtcagttaagaacaaattcttattttcaatgacggcctaggaacagtgggttaactgcctgttcaggggcagaacgacagagttgtaccttgtcagctcggggatttgaacttgcaaccttccggttactagtccaacactctaaccagtaggctacccaggtcgttacctgtataaaatacacctaggagccagaaatctttctgattgagagggggtcaaatacttatttccctcattaaaatgcaaatcactTTATAGCGTTTTTGACatgcatttttctggattttgttgttgttattctgtctctcactgttcaaataaaccaccattaaaatgatagactggTCATTTCTTTGtaagtgggcaaacgtacaaaatcagcaggggatcaaatagttttttccctcactgtacattATCTGATTACTTCCTAAATAACTCCCATAATACCCCTCAGGTGCCTGACAACCGACACAGACTTGCGTCCAGACATCGTGGAAGTCAGCGCCAAGATTTCTGACATCATGATGAGGTTCATGGACAGCTTGTACACCTCCCAGAATGCTTTGGAGCGGAGGGCCGGAGCGAGACAGGAAGCGAGCACAGAAGTACTTCCTGGAGAGCCATCGGAGCAGGGGCAACTGCCGCCACTCCTCTAAAGACCAGGAGAAAACCCCTAGTAGGACTGATGAGTCCATGGTACCTTACTTCTTTTTAGGCCACAGCTCAAACCAAAGCAAAAAAATACACCGCCAAGGTAAATCTTCCCTGGATTATATGGCCATAATTGATGTTTCTCATAAAACATTTGCTACCATGTTGATTAGGATCTATGTGTTTATATAGATAGTGGCTCCGATGGAGCTCTAGATCCCTCTCATACCAACATCTCCACTGCCTCGGGGTATAAAGACGCTGGTGAGCACTTGAATTCAAAATGCTCACTTGAATTTAGATCGTTCAACTACTAGGAGTATTCCCAAGTGTACTGTTTGGATTGGAATCATTTGATCTTTGTTATTGTTAAAGGGCCTGTAAAGAGCAGCATCAGGGCTTCTGTGGCAGATGAACAAATCTTAGCCGTGTGAGTCTGATGATCATACTCTGATATATTATATGTTGTTGAATATTACCCATATCGTCATTTCATCTGAAGAGTACCTATACTGTTCGTGCCATGACAACAGTTTGTCAGACAAGTGATTAAAATAACCATCCTGTTTTCCTCAGTGGTGAGTTTGCTGTTCTGAAGCCAAAATTTCGACCAGCGAAATTGGGTCATTTTGAAGGATGTTCTGCTTTCCTCCTTTAACTCTTTTAGTGAAATGGGTTCAACTCAACTGATAAACATGTGGGTTTCATAGCGTCAGCAGGAATCTGTGTATCTCAGAGGAAGGTTTGGCAGACCGGTGATCCCATCCAAAAAAACCCGGTATCACTCAGGTAAGTCTATATGTACTTTAGATTTTCATTCGATTTAGAGTTCCGTTAATATAATGAGAACTATGTACCAGTTAGTTggtgtatacagtatgtctacaCATTTGAACCATTATATTTAAAATCATACTGTTTTTGACCATTTTATGTTCAGCTTCCCCCAGCTCTTCAGCACAGCGTCAAACGGTCGGGCGATTGAGAGATTTAAAAAGTCCCTATTCCACTATGGAAGCAGTCCCTACAGTCTCAAGGTGGAGCTTAACAAGGTTAACAAGCTTAACAA contains:
- the LOC118366684 gene encoding serine/threonine-protein kinase Nek10-like, which encodes MELMCSSYLECGKQTFAMEKYCFRNCLQWRTKGSGILRVELIRMNAELLRLLSPVRQVREQGRECEGLPVLLSLLHGEHLKLMWSVVWVLVQLCEEPDTSAEIRTWGGVQQLLHILDR